Proteins from one Triplophysa dalaica isolate WHDGS20190420 chromosome 6, ASM1584641v1, whole genome shotgun sequence genomic window:
- the LOC130425175 gene encoding alsin-like has product MATWNPSDEARELYSLLSQPHLQALLSAHDTVGLGDYEPEHILGNILFDTAVVLLRIRNLGSEVSLIEDLMDPCVQHGEHGIMFTTLKACYYQIQHEKVT; this is encoded by the exons ATGGCAACCTGGAACCCTTCAGATGAAGCTCGAGAACTCTACAGTCTCCTGAGTCAGCCGCACCTACAG gcTCTTCTCTCGGCTCATGACACTGTGGGTCTCGGAGACTACGAACCAGAACACATATTGGGGAACATATTATTTGACACAGCTGTTGTTCTGTTAAGGATCAGAAATCTGGGGTCAGAGGTCAGTCTGATCGAGGACCTGATGGATCCTTGTGTTCAACACGGAGAGCATGGAATCATGTTTACCACACTGAAg GCGTGCTACTATCAGATCCAGCACGAGAAGGTCACATAA